In Halobacteroides halobius DSM 5150, the genomic window TTTAATTCACCATCAAGACAAATATAAATCTAAGTTATTTAAAAAATTCATTAGTTATCTAAAAGAAAAAGCAAGCACAAAAAAATAGAGGGGTCTCCCCCTCTATAGTCTTAATTTGATGGTATTTTAACTTTTTGTCCTGGGATTATTAAACTAGGATTTTCAATTTGGTTAAGATCAATAATAGTCTCTACTGTTATCTTATAATCTTGAGCAATTTCACTTAGTGTATCACCAGATTTGATAGTATAAGTTTTATAATATATAGCATCAACTAACTCTACTAGTTGGCCTAATGTTAGTTTTTGACTAACCTTTTTCTTAAACAATCTCTTTACTATATTAATAAATTGCTTTTGCTTTACTTGTTGAGCCAAATTAATACTAGCTGCATTCCAAGATCTATTCTTAGCTGGTATCTTAAGAATATCATGCTTTAATAATCTAAGAGCTTCTTCTCTAGCTGGCTCTTCTAAGCTGGCCCCAGTAATCTTCCAATTATTATCTACTAGTGGCTTAATTGTTTCCTTGGCTTTGATATACTTAATAATAAAGTCCCGAATTGCAGTTTTAGATTTAAAGTAAGGTTCTTGATCAATGATACCTAAACTTTTAAGACCATTATAACGATAATTATTAACAGCTAATTTAAATGTTTGATCATCTCGTACTGGCTTCCCATTATAAGTAAGATCAACTATTCTTTCTCCTGCTGGTTTAGAAATATCAATCTTATATTCAACTCCTGCAAACATATCATAATTATATCCTGGAATCTCTGGAGCAAAGCTAATTGTAATATCACCAGGCTGATAAGTGTTATAATAACGAGCTGACCATTCCATATATTCTTTTAACTCTTTTCCAGTAACTTTAACTCCATATAAAGTATTGGAGTATTTATAAATTAAAGCAGCATCTTTAATACTTACTGGTCCCTTTTTAATATTAGATTTAGTATCAAATAAAGCTGCAGAAGAAATATCTGCATCAGCATACTTTAATTGAACTCTATTAATTAAATCAAGCAAAGCAGTATCTTGAATTTGAGCCACTGGAATACCCTCAATTTCATTTTCAGGAACAAAATCTCCTGTAGCAAATCCAATTGGTGTATTTACATAATCTATTGTCTCTTGATGATAGTAATTTGCTATTTCTGCAATCTCAGGATCTACTTTTACCTTCTTAGTTTCTAAATGAGTAGCCTTTTTACTAACAACAGTCCAGTCTCCTTGCTTCTTAACCAGATTTAGATCTACCTTACTTACTTGTTCCCCTGAGTCTTTAGGTGCTACAACTAAAACATCATTAATTCTTTCTTTGACTGTAACGTGATCATGACCAATAAATATAGCAGCTAACTCTGGATTCTCTTTAGCAACTTTACTTACTTTATCACCACCAGTTTTATGTCCTCTCCCTTCTAATCCAGCATGGGCCAAGGCAATAATAATATCTGCACCTTGTTGCTTAATTTCTGGTATAAACTCTTGAGCAACCTTGCTCATGCCTTTAAACTTCAAACTAGCTACTTTAGATCCATCCCACCGTGGAATATTGGGTGTAGTTAAACCTAAAATCCCTACTTTTATTCCACCAACTTCTTTAATAGTATAAGGCTTAACAAACAATTCGTTATTCTTTTTGTATCTAATATTAGCAGACAAAACAGGGAATTCAGCTTGTGACTTAATCCTATTTAAAGTTTTTAATCCATAATTAAACTCATGGTTTCCTAAAACCCAAGCGTCATAGCCCATATGGTTCATAACCTTCATCATAGGATGTTTTACATCTTTACGATCTTTAAAAATACTAGCTAAAGTATTTCCTTGAATCATGTCTCCTGAATCAACTAATAGAGTATTAGGATTCTTAGCTCTAATATCTTCAACAATACTGGCAACTTTAACTAATCCTTTATCTTCTTCTTTCTCTCCTGTCTTATAGGCCCAAGGGTAAAGGCTACCATGAATATCACCAGTCTGTAAAATAGTAATTGTCTTTTTTGGAGCTGCTTGAATTCTAACATTTAAAATACCAACTAAAATAAAAGCTAAAGTTAAAGCAATAACTAAAAATTTAGACTTAAATCTACTCTTTAACATAAAATCTCCCCTTTCTCTAACTTGATAAATTTATCTAATCTCTACTCTTACTTCAGCTATCTTACTACCAACTTCCTTTATGGCTGTTAGGTAATCTATAAGAATCTCCTCTTCTGTTTGCTCAGTGGTTTTAATTACTGTTACATTTTCTGCTCCTACTGCTTTTTGATAATAACCAAATTTATAATTATTTAATCCCATTGTATACTCTTTATCTACTTTAATAGGCTCTCCATTAACATACGCCTTAATATCAGTGATTGTCCCTTTACTATTTTCAATTAAATCATAAGTCAGTCCAGATACTTGAGTTGCTACTCCTGTTACATATTGTGCTTGGGCTAATAACATCTTCTCTAAATTTGCTCCTGTAACCTTAGCTATAGTTACTTTATTATTGTATTTAAAACTTCCATATAACGAAGATAATGTTTCCTTATAGATTGGCCCAGCTTTAATCTCTTTATGGGCTACTAATTGATCACTAGGATACATCCCTATATCTACTCCTGTAACTTCTTTAATAGCATCAGCCATTAGATTACCTGCTGTATTAGAGCTAACTATAGGATCTCCGGTAGTAATAGCTACATCTGTACTAGCTATTGTAGTACCCTCTACCTTTTTAGTAACTTTAGTAGCAGTTCGAATAACTCCATTATAATTAATTTGATCTGTTTGTCGTTTTAAATATTCAATCAAGGTATTAGCAGTAGTAACCCCTAATGATTTTCCTATGGTATCATGCTTAAACTTATAACTATTAGCAATATATCCATTTAAACCTACAGTATATGTCTTAGACTCATTAAGTAAATTACCACTATAATCTCTTAAAGTAACACCTACAAACTCACCTAAGTTATTTGTATTAACTGTATACTTTAACCCTGATACTCTCAAATCAATTGAACCACTATGACTCTCAAAAGAGTATCTAATTAATGATTTTATTTCCTGGGGAGTCATTTCTAATTTGATCACTTTATTTCCAAAAGGATCTAATTCATATACATCTCCTACAGTTATATCTCCAGTTAAACTATCAACTCTAATTCCTCCATCATTCTGAAAAGCAAAATCTACCCCGTGCATCTTAGTTATAGCATCTGTCATTAGACTTCCTAATTCATTTTTGCCATCAATAGAACTTTCTGCTGTAGCCAATTTCTTACTAAAAAGCTCTTTCTTTTCTTTATTATAGTGATTAATCTTTGCTTGCACAGCAGAATCAGTCTCTGACACTTGACTTAAAGTGATTAATTCTGCTTCTTTATTAATCACTTTACCATCCTTTAAAGTAATTAAAACTTTACCTAGATATTGACCATCATCTCCAGCTTGAACAATCAAAGCACCATTAGTCTCTTGGGGCTTACTAGTTTTAGTATGAGTATGGCCTCCAACAATTAAATCAAATCCAGCTACTTCTTGGGCCAATCTTTTATCTTTACCATAACCTAAATGAGATAACACAATAGCTAAGTTAGTGTTTTGAGCTAAAAATTGATAGTCTTTAGCCTTAGTAACGCCACTAATAAAATCAATCCCTGCTACTTTTTTAGGATGAGTTGCTGGAATACCTGTCTCATCAACTTGAATCAATCCTAAAACACCAATAGTTAAACCGTTATCTGTCTTTAAAATTTTATAGGGGTTCGGCTGCTTAAGTATTGTGTTTGATGCATCTATATTAGCAGAAATTATAGGAAAGTTAGCTTGTTTCATTCTCCGATTTAACGTAGCCTGACCATAATCAAATTCGTGATTTCCAATAGACATCAAATCTACCCCTGCTTGATTCATTAAACTGATCATAGGATAGCCTTTTCTCCCTTTTTCTCCAGAAATCATATCGTACTGGTCAACAAGCGGATTCCCACTGAACATATCCCCCGCACTCATTAAAAATACATTATCATACTTTTTTTCTAGTTTATCTACTTCAGCTGCCAACTTACCAAAGTTAGCTATTTTCCCATGAGCATCGTTAAAGTGAAGAATAACCACTTTAGTTTTACCAGAATCATCTTTGGGCTTAGGTGTTCCTATAAAATCTAAATCCTGTCCTAATTTCGTTACTTCTATACTTTCAGGTGCAAAGGTCCATCCCTTTTTAATCGGGGTTATAATAGTTCCACTTGTTAAATTGGATTTAACCCATTTACCACTATCATTTGTTGTAGCAGTTCCATTAGCATTAGTAAAGTTTAATTTTACTCCAGTAATTCCATTTCCTCTAACATCTGTAATTTGGCCCGATAAAGTAGCCTGCTGCGCATCATTACAGCCAACTAAACTTAGAATACCAACCATTAAAATAGATAAAATAATCAGCCGCTTATTCTTAATTTTCAGAATTTTATTCATAAATAATTAGTGCCCCCTTTAAGCTCTAGACTTAATCTCTATCCTCTCTAAGCTAGATAACTCACCAGTTAACGATAATTGATTATTATCTTGATCAAAGACTACCTTCTCCCCCTTTACAACATCTTTGTAATCTGTTGGTGAATATTTCTTTATTACATCCTTTACTTGAGCACCACTAAAAATCTCAATTCTTTCAGTATTAACCTTTATCCTCATATAAGATTATCCCACCCCCTTTTGCTAGTTGCTTAAAAGATAAGTCAGAGGTCTAACAATAAACAGTAAAAAAACATCCAGTTCATCTTCATTATAATAATTTATAACATAAATGTCAATAGTTTCATTACAATTAAAGTGTTTAAATAATGAAGGTCTTTAATTTATTTATAAATTCTAATTCCTTTGCTTCCTCTAGACAAATTACAACCAATCCAGAATTATCTTTTACCTCTACCTCTTTAACCCACTCCCTTATTTTATCTCCTTGCGAAGTATAATAAGCCACTATTCTAATCTCTGTAGCTAAACAATGTTCTTTAAATTGAGCTTGAAACCCTTCTTTACTCTGCTTTTGATTTAATTTATTGATTATCATACTACTTCCATTTTTTAAGATACACTTAACTTCTTTCCATAGTCCTTCTTCTTTCCTTTTAACTTCATATCCTTCTATTAATTCTTCAGTAACTAAATTAGCTAATAAATCTTTAACTGCCATTAAAACTCCTCCCCTTTTAGATTAAATTTACATTATCATAACTATGCAAGTACAAATATGAATATTAGCTTTATATCTTATTTGATTTATCATTAATCTGTATTATAGATTCTAAATAATGGCTTGTGAATATATATTTGCTGGTAAAATATATAAAGCTAATCATTTCAAATATGGTAATTCCAACTGCACCATAAAAATATTGAGGAGTATAGTTTAGTACTTCGATATAAATTAAGGTATAATGAATCATTATAAAATAAGACAATGCCCTAGAAAAATAGTATTTCTCTTTCTTTTCTAAGGGGTCCAAATGTAAAGGAATAAAAAGATTATAAACCAATAAAGAGATATTAACTATAGGTAATAAATCTCTAAGAATAGTAGCTCCCCACCAACTATGTAAAGAGAAAAAGTTGCTCTGCCACATAAAAAAAGTTACTATTAAAAAAGTCATTGCTAGTATATTTTCTGTATTAATCATCCTAGTTGCTACAACTTTAGACAATAATACAAGTATAATCAAAAGTACTGTGAATATAAATAATGACTCTTTTACTATTAACAAGAACATTACCATTAAATAAACCAGGCCCATGATGCCAAAAATTAGTTCTAATTTATTCATAATTACCTCCTAACTAAAAATTTACTATTGATTTTTTGACATTTTGAATTTATCATGTACCTTTAGTTTTCAACTATGTCTTTGCCAAAAGGCATTAAAGATAGATAAGCAAGCTTTAAACTCTGTTTAGCAAAAGGAATACCGATTATTGTAATACCAAATATTAAAGCAGATATTAAATTGGTTACAGCTAATTCCCAACCAAAAAGAATAATCCAAATAATATTTGCTACTAAACCCAAAGAAGAGCGATTTTTATCTACTACTTTTTTACCAAAAGGAGCCAACTGCATTCTAGCAATTTTGAAACACTGTTTTCCAACCGGGATACCAATTACTGTAATTGAACAAAGTAATCCAAAAAAGAACCAGAGAATTGCCTCAATTAGCCCACCAAAAATAAACCAAATTATATTACCTAATAATCTCATTTAACGCACCCCCATACTTTTAATTAAACTTCTAATATTATTGATAAAAATTTTGATATTCATAGTCAATATTCTCTGCTCACAAATTAAAAAATACCTACTTCTTTTAATATTAAGTAGGCTAATACTAAGTTACAGATATTTAATTTTAAAAATTGGTGGGACTAGCAGGATTTGAACCTGCGACCTACAGATTAGGAGTCTGTCGCTCTATCCAGCCTGAGCTATAGCCCCCTGATATTTTACTATACTTTTTAAATATTTTTATGTATGATAGAGGGATTAATCCCTCTATCATGTTAATATATCAGTTCATGATTAATTTCTGTCTTGATTTATAATCTTATAAAATCATTAATTACCAAAGAACATATGATTTTTCTCTTCATATGATTCTTTAGCTTCTTTTACATTACTATCAATTCTTGAACCTTCTTTAACAACATTATCCAAAAAATTAAATAAACGATTCAACATAATTCAAATCACCCTTTCTTATAATCTTATAGTCTTATAATTGGTTGTACTTATATTATATGAATAAAAAGGATAAAAGTTCAAGTTCTTTTTTAAATTATTCCTGCACAGGTGCACTAATAGCAAATCTTAACTCTAAGATACCATCCTTTATAATATTTCTCTAGGTTTTATATTATCTGGTGGGTCTAGAACCTGTTCCTTATAATCAGCCCCCCCAATCAATAATTAGTTTACCATCTCAAAAAGCCACTCCTATATTATCTCCATTAACAGATTCAGGTAACTCCATTATCATAATAATAGAATTATTAAGTTCTAAATACTTAGGTTTAGGTTCTTTCACTCCTAAATCATTTAATAATTTAGGCTTATCTCCTAACTTTGCTGGAGCATTATTAGAATCATTACTTAAGTGGTCTAAAGAGCGATTAAACATGTCTCGAATATGTTCTTTTATATCCGCTTTATCAATGGCATTCGTTAACTCCTTACTTTGTTTAAAAGATTGATTCATCATATCATTAACATATTCTTTTATTTCTGTTGCATCTAATCCCTTTACTTGACCTAATGATTGATCTAAAATATCATTAATCTGACTCTGCAATTGAGATAGATCAATATCATTTTTATTTGCCAAGTCTTTAACCTCCTTGTTAACCAGATTAATCTTTAGTATACCGAATATTAACTTTAGGACTCTTGTCTTCAGTAGAGTTATTTAGGGCTTCCTTCTTTTTTTTCTTGACTACATCAATACCAAAATTATTTCCAATACTTAAAGCTCCACTTAATTCTTTAATATCAATATCATCTAAAGGAGGGATTAAAGTGGCACTTGCTGAAAATGAACCTATCATTAATTTAATAGGTGGCTTTGATATTAATAACCAACAGCCAATTGCATCATCAATTTATGACCCTGATGGACTAGATACAACCATGCCTATGGTTATGTCCCCACTCGGGCTAGAAGATTAGACTCTTTAATAAAGCCCGACTAAAGTCGGGCTTAGTTTTAATCAAGATCAACAATATTAGCGATTTCATCTGCTAGCTCATAGACATCTTGGCCCATTTGCTCTGCTATTTTATCATGGTCTCGAGTATAATCCCCTATATTAGCTACAATTTCTTCTGCTATTTCTTCGTTATAATCTACAGCATTGATTGTTCTAGCTACTATATCATCAGCCGGACTGTAATCTGCTATCCCTATATCATCAGCAATCTCATCTACTATTTCTTCATCACCAAAAACATAACTTCTTCTATCTAGAATGTCATTTACCCCTGCAGCTATTTCATCATTATTAGGCATATACCTATCTTGAGCAATAATATCCTCAACTTCTTCTTCACTAATTTCTTCTAATATTGGCATATATTCATCACTTACTTCATCTATTTCCATATTTATTCTCCTCCTTATACTTATTCTTTCCTTACAAATTAAAAAAATGCTAGAGTTTATTACTAGATAAACTAATATTTTTCTACTAACTTAAAAGAAGAAAAGCCACTTACTTTCTGGAAAATAATATTTCAGAAAGTAGTGGCTTAATTATTAATTACTCATTTTTTTGTTTACTATTATAATCTGTATTAATATCATCATCCATCTCATCTGTTATATCTTGATCAACAGAATCATAACCTGCTACATCAATATCAACATCCATTTTTTCAGCTATATTTATCTCTTCTTTAGCTTTAGCCTCTTTAGTATCATCTTCAGTTACTACATCATCTAATGGCATATTATAATCACCCATATCAACACCAGGGATAACATCCTCTGCTTGTTCATCATTTTGTGGAGTGTAATCTACCCCATTACTAAAGCCAGGAACAACATCTTCTGCTACTTCTGCACCTGCTTTATAATTATTTTCATCAGTATGAGTAAGATCTTCAATTACCTGCGTAGGACTTTGCTTAGTAATTTTATTTTTCATTTAAATATCCCTCCTTAGTTTTAATTTGTGCTTTAAACTAAGGAAAATATGCATC contains:
- a CDS encoding 5'-nucleotidase C-terminal domain-containing protein → MLKSRFKSKFLVIALTLAFILVGILNVRIQAAPKKTITILQTGDIHGSLYPWAYKTGEKEEDKGLVKVASIVEDIRAKNPNTLLVDSGDMIQGNTLASIFKDRKDVKHPMMKVMNHMGYDAWVLGNHEFNYGLKTLNRIKSQAEFPVLSANIRYKKNNELFVKPYTIKEVGGIKVGILGLTTPNIPRWDGSKVASLKFKGMSKVAQEFIPEIKQQGADIIIALAHAGLEGRGHKTGGDKVSKVAKENPELAAIFIGHDHVTVKERINDVLVVAPKDSGEQVSKVDLNLVKKQGDWTVVSKKATHLETKKVKVDPEIAEIANYYHQETIDYVNTPIGFATGDFVPENEIEGIPVAQIQDTALLDLINRVQLKYADADISSAALFDTKSNIKKGPVSIKDAALIYKYSNTLYGVKVTGKELKEYMEWSARYYNTYQPGDITISFAPEIPGYNYDMFAGVEYKIDISKPAGERIVDLTYNGKPVRDDQTFKLAVNNYRYNGLKSLGIIDQEPYFKSKTAIRDFIIKYIKAKETIKPLVDNNWKITGASLEEPAREEALRLLKHDILKIPAKNRSWNAASINLAQQVKQKQFINIVKRLFKKKVSQKLTLGQLVELVDAIYYKTYTIKSGDTLSEIAQDYKITVETIIDLNQIENPSLIIPGQKVKIPSN
- a CDS encoding 5'-nucleotidase C-terminal domain-containing protein, encoding MNKILKIKNKRLIILSILMVGILSLVGCNDAQQATLSGQITDVRGNGITGVKLNFTNANGTATTNDSGKWVKSNLTSGTIITPIKKGWTFAPESIEVTKLGQDLDFIGTPKPKDDSGKTKVVILHFNDAHGKIANFGKLAAEVDKLEKKYDNVFLMSAGDMFSGNPLVDQYDMISGEKGRKGYPMISLMNQAGVDLMSIGNHEFDYGQATLNRRMKQANFPIISANIDASNTILKQPNPYKILKTDNGLTIGVLGLIQVDETGIPATHPKKVAGIDFISGVTKAKDYQFLAQNTNLAIVLSHLGYGKDKRLAQEVAGFDLIVGGHTHTKTSKPQETNGALIVQAGDDGQYLGKVLITLKDGKVINKEAELITLSQVSETDSAVQAKINHYNKEKKELFSKKLATAESSIDGKNELGSLMTDAITKMHGVDFAFQNDGGIRVDSLTGDITVGDVYELDPFGNKVIKLEMTPQEIKSLIRYSFESHSGSIDLRVSGLKYTVNTNNLGEFVGVTLRDYSGNLLNESKTYTVGLNGYIANSYKFKHDTIGKSLGVTTANTLIEYLKRQTDQINYNGVIRTATKVTKKVEGTTIASTDVAITTGDPIVSSNTAGNLMADAIKEVTGVDIGMYPSDQLVAHKEIKAGPIYKETLSSLYGSFKYNNKVTIAKVTGANLEKMLLAQAQYVTGVATQVSGLTYDLIENSKGTITDIKAYVNGEPIKVDKEYTMGLNNYKFGYYQKAVGAENVTVIKTTEQTEEEILIDYLTAIKEVGSKIAEVRVEIR
- a CDS encoding YccF domain-containing protein, which translates into the protein MRLLGNIIWFIFGGLIEAILWFFFGLLCSITVIGIPVGKQCFKIARMQLAPFGKKVVDKNRSSLGLVANIIWIILFGWELAVTNLISALIFGITIIGIPFAKQSLKLAYLSLMPFGKDIVEN